The following proteins are co-located in the Colletotrichum lupini chromosome 4, complete sequence genome:
- a CDS encoding casein kinase I hhp1 has protein sequence MTTMDLRVGNKYRIGRKIGSGSFGDIYLGTNIISGEEIAIKLESVKAKHPQLEYEARVYKSLAGGVGIPFVRWFGTECDYNAMVLDLLGPSLEDLFNFCNRKFSLKTVLLLADQLISRIEYIHAKSFIHRDIKPDNFLMGIGKRGNQVNVIDFGLAKKYRDPKTHFHIPYRENKNLTGTARYASINTHLGVEQSRRDDMESLGYVMLYFCRGSLPWQGLKAATKKQKYDRIMEKKMTTPTEVLCRGFPNEFAIYLNYTRSLRFDDKPDYSYLRKIFRDLFVREGFQYDYVFDWTVYKYQKNAQAIAQAAGATQEEDEKARASRTNAATAGQPTPQPGANKPNALPSSRRKVIERGSGAGVNTPDTNRAFALVYEGRKSSIWFKFLSAEVILDGGNHMLSVQHVGV, from the exons ATGACCACAATG GATCTTCGTGTCGGTAACAAGTACCGCATCGGTCGCAAGATCGGTTCTGGTTCTTTCGGTGATATTTACCTCGGCACCAACATCATCTCCGGCGAGGAGATTGCCATCAAGCTCGAGAGCGTCAAGGCCAAGCACCCCCAGCTTGAGTATGAGGCCAGAGTCTACAAGTCCCTGGCCGGCGGTGTCGGTATTCCCTTTGTCCGTTGGTTCGGTACCGAGTGCGACTACAACGCCATGGTCCTTGACCTCCTCGGACCCAGTTTGGAGGATCTCTTCAACTTCTGCAACCGCAAATTCTCCCTCAAGACCGTGCTGCTTCTCGCTGATCAGCTGATTTCTCGCATCGAGTACATCCACGCCAAGTCTTTCATTCACCGTGATATCAAGCCCGACAACTTCCTCATGGGTATTGGTAAGCGTGGCAACCAGGTCAACGTTATCGACTTTGGTTTGGCCAAGAAGTACCGTGACCCCAAGACGCACTTCCACATCCCTTACAGAGAGAACAAGAACCTTACCGGAACCGCCCGTTATGCTTCCATCAACACCCACTTGGGTGTCG AGCAATCTCGCCGTGACGACATGGAGTCCCTGGGCTACGTCATGCTCTACTTCTGCCGTGGATCCCTTCCCTGGCAGGGACTTAAGGCTGCTACCAAGAAGCAGAAATACGACCGCATCATGGAGAAGAAGATGACCACCCCGACCGAGGTCCTTTGCCGCGGCTTCCCCAACGAATTCGCCATCTACCTCAACTACACCCGATCCCTCCGATTCGACGACAAGCCCGATTACAGCTACCTCCGCAAGATCTTCCGTGATCTCTTCGTCCGCGAGGGCTTCCAGTACGACTACGTCTTCGACTGGACTGTCTACAAGTACCAGAAGAATGCTCAGGCAATTGCTCAGGCTGCAGGAGCCACTCAGGAGGAGGATGAAAAGGCGCGGGCATCTCGCACGAACGCCGCTACTGCTGGTCAGCCGACCCCTCAGCCTGGCGCTAATAAGCCTAACGCCCTTCCCAGCTCGCGCCGCAAAGTGATTGAACGAGGATCTGGTGCTGGTGTAAACACCCCAGATACCAACCGTGCC TTTGCGCTCGTCTACGAAGGGCGCAAGTCCAGCATATGGTTCAAGTTCCTTTCTGCCGAAGTGATCCTCGACGGCGGTAACCACATGCTTTCTGTCCAACACGTTGGAGTATGA
- a CDS encoding endonuclease/Exonuclease/phosphatase has product MFPNLKDPSFPPLNFIIIIFFWQESSLGAGQLAYWAATAYRAASAWLRRTRDNVKWSKVVCALANSMFYHFVSPPLAEASMATLVDVNSTAPADKMAPSTLDLFMLTFNCAKNFIDTHVFASNLHTAFKQSATPLPEVVVFSLQEFAPLSYSFIGGYFLSPYLTRFEEALNLAATRYTNESPTSDADSHDGADDETILVKPTAPTPVRPYTLIRTRNIGMTAIMLFARNPESILRVQEAEVGFGAAEMGNKGAVALRVLYEGTTTEGGKKETELTFVATHLAAMEWNLPRRNANWATIMRGLTFENPEDILHPKKNKPTTPTHGEGQAEGARDEAVHLLHDEHQAQTLALQERLQEISVFKPSSHLFVGGDLNYRISTTSPPPMATFPSLDPDSEHHYSRFFALDQLTRERQAGRTLHGMSEAEVKFPPTYKYNVLPQDDTRLKVDGVEDVPWVFAPHRYPSWTDRILYLDVPSWVKTKPQKVDVKIYDAMPVVRSSDHRAVFLRAAVPLLTEKELARSSTEAPTSNAVDPRLVLPVAIDPEAWERRAAARRKEVLVGWSMFLWSTKQGAMILATLLAVGAGIWWLS; this is encoded by the exons ATGTTCCCCAACCTGAAGGATCCCTCATTCCCTCCCCTTAACTTCATAATCATCATCTT TTTCTGGCAAGAATCAAGCTTGGGAGCGGGGCAGTTGGC CTACTGGGCAGCTACAGCCTACCGGGCAGCTAGCGCGTGGCTGA GACGGACAAGGGACAATGTCAAGTGGTCTAAAGTCGTGTGCGCTCTTGCCAACTCTATG TTTTATCACTTTGTCTC GCCACCTCTAGCCGA AGCTTCGATGGCGACCCTTGTCGACGTCAACTCCACCGCACCCGCCGACAAGATGGCTCCCTCGACGCTCGACCTGTTCATGTTAACGTTCAATTGCGCCAAGAACTTTATCGACACTCACGTCTTTGCGTCAAACCTCCACACAGCTTTCAAGCAGAGCGCGACTCCCCTCCCAGAGGTTGTTGTCTT CTCCTTACAAGAATTCGCGCCGTTATCGTACTCTTTCATCGGCGGCTACTTTCTCAGCCCGTACCTCACGCGCTTCGAGGAAGCCCTGAACCTCGCTGCGACCAGATACACCAACGAAAGTCCCACCTCGGACGCCGACAGTCATGATGGAGCCGACGATGAGACGATACTGGTCAAGCCCACCGCTCCTACACCTGTGCGACCTTACACCCTGATCCGGACTCGTAATATCGGTATGACGGCCATTATGCTCTTTGCGCGGAACCCCGAGTCGATCCTGCGTGTGCAAGAGGCGGAGGTGGGATTTGGCGCTGCAGAAATGGGCAACAAGGGCGCTGTGGCGCTCAGAGTCTTGTATGAGGGCACGACGACCGAAGGTGGAAAAAAGGAGACGGAGCTCACCTTTGTAGCTACGCACCTTGCGGCAATGGAGTGGAATCTGCCGAGGCGAAATGCCAACTGGGCGACCATCATGCGTGGCCTGACATTCGAGAACCCGGAAGATATTCTGCACCCGAAGAAGAATAAGCCAACCACTCCTACACATGGAGAGGGCCAGGCCGAGGGTGCCAGAGATGAAGCAGTGCACTTGTTGCACGACGAGCATCAAGCACAAACGCTCGCACTTCAGGAACGGCTACAGGAGATATCCGTCTTCAAGCCAAGCTCCCATCTTTTTGTCGGTGGCGACCTCAACTATCGCATCTCAACAACGAGCCCGCCGCCAATGGCGACATTTCCCAGCCTCGACCCCGACAGCGAACATCATTACTCCCGCTTCTTCGCCTTGGACCAGCTCACGAGAGAACGACAGGCAGGACGCACGTTGCACGGCATGAGCGAGGCAGAAGTCAAGTTCCCTCCGACCTACAAATACAACGTTCTGCCCCAAGATGACACCCGCCTGAAGGTCGATGGTGTGGAGGATGTGCCTTGGGTGTTTGCGCCTCATCGATACCCTAGTTGGACGGATCGCATCTTGTACCTGGACGTCCCTTCGTGGGTCAAGACCAAGCCTCAAAAGGTCGACGTCAAGATCTACGACGCCATGCCCGTAGTCCGCAGCTCAGATCACAGGGCCGTTTTTCTGAGAGCTGCCGTTCCCCTCCTCACCGAGAAGGAGCTGGCCCGCTCATCGACGGAAGCCCCCACATCCAATGCCGTGGATCCCCGCCTCGTTCTCCCGGTAGCCATCGATCCGGAGGCCTGGGAACGACGTGCGGCAGCAAGACGGAAGGAAGTCCTTGTTGGCTGGAGCATGTTCCTGTGGTCTACTAAGCAGGGGGCGATGATACTAGCCACACTGTTGGCTGTGGGCGCAGGTATCTGGTGGCTGAGCTGA